From the genome of Streptomyces sp. NBC_01260, one region includes:
- a CDS encoding CCA tRNA nucleotidyltransferase, protein MPNANEDNSSALTQVQHRAVSELLRVSPVADDLARRFQDAGFSLALVGGSVRDALLGRLGNDLDFTTDARPEAVLKIVRPWADSVWEIGIAFGTVGAQKDGYQIEVTTYRSEAYDRTSRKPEVSYGDSIEEDLVRRDFTVNAMAVALPQKDFIDPHGGIEDLAECVLRTPGTPEGSFSDDPLRMLRAARFAAQLDFEVASDVVAAMTEMADRIEIVSAERVREELNKLLLSSHPRKGLALLVDTGLAQKILPELPALRLESDEHHRHKDVYEHSLTVLEQAIDLEEDGPDLVLRLAALLHDIGKPRTRRFEKDGRVSFHHHEVVGAKMVKKRMTDLKYSNDMVKDVSKLVELHLRFHGYGDGEWTDSAVRRYVRDAGPLLDRLHKLTRSDCTTRNKRKAAALSRTYDALEERIAQLQDKEELDAIRPDLDGNEIMQILSVGPGPVIGKAYAFLLELRLENGPLGHDEAVAELKKWWESQS, encoded by the coding sequence GTGCCGAACGCCAATGAAGACAACTCCAGCGCCCTGACCCAGGTGCAGCACCGCGCAGTCAGTGAACTGCTCCGGGTGTCCCCGGTCGCCGACGACCTCGCCCGCCGATTCCAGGATGCCGGATTCAGTCTCGCCCTGGTCGGCGGCTCGGTCCGGGACGCACTTCTCGGCAGGCTCGGGAACGACCTGGACTTCACGACCGACGCCCGTCCCGAGGCCGTCCTGAAGATCGTCCGGCCATGGGCTGACTCGGTGTGGGAGATCGGGATCGCCTTTGGCACGGTGGGCGCCCAGAAGGACGGCTACCAGATCGAAGTCACCACATACCGGTCCGAGGCGTACGACCGAACCTCGCGCAAGCCGGAAGTTTCCTACGGCGACTCCATCGAGGAAGACCTCGTCCGCCGTGATTTCACGGTCAACGCGATGGCCGTCGCGCTGCCGCAGAAGGACTTCATCGACCCGCACGGTGGCATCGAGGACCTGGCGGAGTGCGTCCTGCGCACCCCCGGAACGCCTGAGGGATCTTTCTCCGACGATCCCCTGCGTATGCTGCGCGCCGCACGCTTCGCCGCGCAGCTGGACTTCGAAGTGGCTTCCGATGTCGTCGCGGCGATGACGGAAATGGCGGACCGGATCGAAATCGTCTCCGCCGAGCGGGTCCGTGAGGAGCTCAACAAGCTCCTGCTCTCCTCGCACCCCCGGAAGGGGCTGGCGCTCCTTGTCGACACGGGACTGGCACAGAAGATCCTTCCCGAGCTTCCCGCGCTCCGGCTGGAAAGTGACGAGCATCACCGTCACAAGGATGTGTACGAGCACTCTCTGACCGTTCTGGAGCAGGCGATCGACCTGGAGGAGGACGGTCCGGACCTCGTTCTGCGTCTTGCCGCCCTCCTGCATGACATCGGCAAGCCGAGGACCCGGCGCTTCGAGAAGGACGGCCGGGTCTCCTTCCATCACCACGAGGTCGTGGGCGCCAAGATGGTCAAGAAGCGGATGACCGACCTCAAGTACTCCAACGACATGGTCAAGGACGTCTCGAAACTGGTGGAGCTGCATCTGCGCTTCCACGGGTACGGCGACGGGGAGTGGACCGACTCGGCGGTCCGCCGCTATGTGCGTGACGCCGGTCCTCTGCTGGATCGGCTGCACAAGCTCACCCGCTCGGACTGCACCACGCGCAACAAGCGCAAGGCCGCCGCCCTCTCCCGGACCTATGACGCGCTGGAGGAGCGCATCGCGCAGTTGCAGGACAAGGAGGAGCTCGACGCGATTCGGCCGGACCTGGACGGCAACGAGATCATGCAGATCCTGAGCGTCGGACCGGGACCGGTCATCGGCAAGGCGTACGCGTTCCTGCTGGAACTGCGCCTGGAGAACGGGCCTCTGGGGCATGACGAGGCAGTGGCGGAGCTAAAGAAGTGGTGGGAATCGCAGAGCTGA